Below is a window of Candidatus Omnitrophota bacterium DNA.
CCGGGAGGAGCCCATGGCGGAAGGAAGATACGGATTCTTTTATCATTTCCTTAATATGCACAACGGTAAGCGCGCCTCCAGGAGCGAGATATCCACGGTCGATACCGCTATATTGGTAGCGGGCGCAATCACGGCCGGAGAGTTTTTCGGCGGGGAGGTTAAGGACAAGGCGAACTTTTTATACAGGAGGGTCGAGTGGGAGCAATTCCTTGATAAAGAAGAAGGGCCGTGGCGCAACCTGTTTTCCATGGGATGGTCTCCCGAGCGCGGTTTTCTTGAATCTTACTGGGATTATTATACGGATGAAGTCCTCCTAATATCGCTTTTGGCCATCGGGTCGCCGTCGCATCCCGTCAATCCGGATACGTTCTACGCCTGGGCCAGGAACAAGGGATCTTACGGCGAAGGCAAACCTTTCATATACAGCTGGCACGGCGCGCTCTTCTCTTACCAGTACGCGAATTGTTTTTTCAATTTTCAACGTCTCGTCGATAAGCAGGGAGTGAACTGGTTCGAGAACTCGACCAACGCGACTCTGGCCAACAGGCAGTTCTGTATAGATAACGCCGAAAAACATAAGGGATTCGGCCCGAACAGCTGGGGCATAACCTCTATGGCAAGGCCGAACGCCTATACGATGCATTTCGGCGTTCCTCCTACGGGAAGCGGAGAGCCTCAGCTCGACGGGACGCTTTCCCCTACAGGGCCGGCGGGGTCGATCGTATTTACGCCCTATCCTTCTATGTCGGCCCTGAAATATATGTACCTTAATTATCCGAAATTATGGGGCCAGTACGGTTTCAGGGATTCATTTAACGCCGACCTTAACTGGTATGCCCCGGCCTATTACGGGATAGGCGAGGCGATGATCCTTATTCCCGTGGAGAACTTCCGCTCCGGGTTTATATGGAAAAATTTCATGAAAAATAAGTTTGTGAAAGAAGCCCTGGACAAGGCGGGGTTCGTAAAAGAAAAATAAGGAAAGATAAATATGAAAAACATATTGCTCCGCGTAGCTGTAACAGCGTTATTTTTAACCATAGGCGCAGGCTCCGGTTTTTCGCAGGAAGCGCCTGCCGCAGGCGCCGCGCCTGAGAGAAAACTTAACCCCACAGCGGATTTTGACGGCGACATAGCCAGGATGCTCAGGACTGACGATGAGGGGCAGGCCATGGCCGCGTTTGAAGGAGCGCTTTCTAAATGCAAGACGTACGACGATTACGAAAAGTTCGCCTTGGATATGAAAAAAGCGGTAGCGGATAAGCCTGACCTGAAGCGCGCAGACATATTCTATTACGCAATAGCGCGGATAAGGATCGACCAGCTCTCTTTCCTTTCGAAACAGAACGATATCGAGTCGGGCAGGCTCTATATGAACGTTAATGAGGCTTACCGCAGCGAAGCTATCGATTATCTGGGCAAGGCAACGGCCGGGACAAAATCAAAGGACTTGTTGCTGGATATCAATTTCCTGAAATTCCTGATTTTGAAAGAGACCTTCCAGCACCAGAAGATAGACGCTTTTCTCGATGAGGTGGCAAAGGAGATAACCTCGTACAGCTCCGACGCTTCAAAGAACAAGGACGTACTGGCCCGCATGGAACAGAAATTCAAAAATAAGGGGCTTTCGGATTACGCCATGAAACTTAAGCTGATATATGTCGCGAAAGTAAGCCCCGAAGCCGCCGAAGAGATCTTCGAGGACATGAAGAACGGGGCCGACCGCGCGTTCTCGCAGGGAAACACGAAAGAAGCGGCCATGCTGTATGATCAGTATATGAAGTCGGGCCGGCAGTACTTTAAGAAAGAGAAATGGGCCGGCGGCGTGATGGAGATAGCGGAGAAGTATTTTTCCGCCACAAGATACAGGGACGCGAGAGGCTATTACGAATTCTATCGCGACAATTACCCTGACTCCAGGGTGATCGACTACTGCGATTACAAGATAGGACTGTGTTATTATAATGAGAAAAATTTCCCGCAGGCAATATCGGCATTCGAGAGTTTTATCAACAGGTATAAAGGCGGCGTATGGTTCGACAGGGCGTTCGAGGCCCTGTGCAGGCTTTATTTCATGTCGTATACGAAAGAGAGCGCCATAACGAGCCTCCAGCGGCTCATTGATAATTATTATCGCAAGAATATAGGCGACTACGCGCGGCTATTGATAGCCATATTGCACTACAACGACCATGAATACGACATCGCCATACCTATATTAAAGAAGATACCGCAGGACTGCGTATATTTCAATGACGCCGATACGCTGTTGACCGACATCAACGATATAAAGAAAGAGAAGAAGCAGCCCTCTTACAGCTACGGCACAAAGGATACCTACAAAGTATGGGAGCAGTATATGCCGACAAGCTCCGAGCTGGCCCCTTACGAGGCTAACGGCCCCGCGGAATTGCTGAAGATATTCAAGAAAGACCAGGATGTAAAGATAATACCGGACGGTGTTAACGAGTCCGGGATCCCCGAATACAAATTAAAAGGCGGCACAAAGATCAAACTGGTGCTGGATCCTCTCGCAGACCTCGACAGGTATATGAATTATCAGCAGGACCAGGAAGACATAAGCAGGCTGCCGAAGAAACTGGATGAGGCGGTCGAGAAGGACCTGATTTCGATCAGCTGGAGCTGCGAAGGCGGGAAATTCTCCGACGAGAACGAGACAAAGATAAAGATATGGGAGGCTCCTTCGGCCCCGGGGTCGTACAAGATCTCGGCGATCGTAGATGACCTCGGCCTGGTGCGCAAGCCGGACAGGGGTTTGAGGAAAGACGCAGCAAAAGAGCTGGTCGTCATAGTTATTGTCGGGTAGGGCATAGGAGAGATCTGGTAATGAGAAGATTGCCGTTGGCATTGTCCATGGCCGTGGTCACAGCATGTTTTATCGCTCAGAGCTCTTGGAGCGCCGGAAATAGGGACGCTGCGCCGCCGCCCAGCCGCGTCGTCATCGCGGATTTTAACAGGGACAACCTGCAGAACAACCTGAACGGCGAATCGGGCACGTGGGTCATGGATACGGAAGACAAGAACCAGTGGGTCAGGGCATCCTTGGACGGCATCGTAAGAACCGGTGACCGCGGCTCTTCCCTGAAGCTTGAATACAGTGTTAACTCTCCCAATGGCGCGACCGACGGGTTCTGGACCAAACTCGGGTCTTTTGACGCAAGCTCGTTCGATCATCTGGAATTCTGGGTCAAGGGCGACGCGAAGAAAGGTTTCACCGGGACATTTAAGGTCGAATTCAAAAAATACGAGAAGAAACCGGGTGACGAATACGAAGAGACGCTCGAAGCCAGCTACATCGTGAAAGGCGTTACCGGCGAATGGCAGAAGTTTTCCGTGCCCCTTAATGTCATGAACGGCATACTGGACTGGCGCGATATCAAGGAATTCGTGATAACTTTCGAGAAGCGGCGTGTCGATAAGCCCGAAGGGACGCTCTACTTCGACGATATTGCCCTGGTAAAGACCGGGAACCCGGGGCCCAAGATAACGGATATAGTCCGCCACAAAAAACAGAAGAGCGACAGGCCGCTAAGTCCCGAGGAATTCGCGAAACTTTTAATATCGAGGCTGGGAGGTTTTCCGAAGGATGTGTATGTAAAGAAAGAGTTCCCGAAGGACGACAGGGCCCTTCTCATCGAGGTGGCCAGGGACACATGGAAATATTTTGATAACATCGTCGATAAGGAATATGGCCTTCCCATAGACAATATAGGGTTTACCGGCGATGCCGCCGTATCCAAATATACCCGTATAGGGGATTACACCAACATCACGAACATCGGCATGTACCTGATGTGCGTAGTGTCCGGCTACGACCTCGGGTTCATCTCAAAAGAAGAGGCCGTGAAAAGGCTCTCGCTGGCCCTTGACTCTGTAGACAGGATGGAGAAGTATAAAGGGTTCCCTTATAATTATTATGACATAACGATATTCCAGAGGACGAGCAACTTCATATCTTTCGTCGACAGCGGCTGGCTTGCCGCGGGTATTATAGTAGCAAAGAACGCTTTTCCCGCCGAACTCTCGAAAAAATGCAGGAAATTGCTGGACGCCATGGACTTCTCGTTCTTCTACGATCCGGTGAGCGGTTATATGTACCACGGCTACTACACCAATATCGAGTATTATTCGGAATACCATTACGGCGCTTTCTACACCGAGCCGCGCGCTATAAGTTACCTGGCTATAGGCAAAGGCGATGTGCCCAAGGAACACTGGTTTATGCTGTCACGAACGTTCCCGGAATCGTGGTCATGGCAGACTCAAGAACCGAAAGAGAGAAAGAAGAAAACGTACCTCGGGTATAATACGATAGGCGGATACTACGTCCATGACGGCTTAAAATATGTGCCGAGCTGGGGAGGGAGCATGTTCGAGGCGCTCATGCCGCCGCTCATCCTGAACGAAAAAGAACTGGCGCCTAAAGGGTTAGGAATGAACGACGCCGTGCACGCGAAGATACAGGTGAAGTACGCGCTGGAGGAGCTCGGGTATCCGGTTTTCGGCATGTCTCCGTCCTGTATTCCTGAAGGCGGATACGCCGAATACGGCGCCAGGCCTCTCGGCATAAAAGGATATAAGCAAGGTGTAGCCGCGCCCCACGCCACATTCCTGGCGCTCGAATTCGAACCTGTGGAGTGCGTAAAAAATATCAGGTACATGCTGGCGAAATATAACGCGTACGGCGAGTACGGTTTTTACGACGCGATAAATGTGAATACGGGTAAAGTCGCCGTTAAGTACCTGTGCCTTGACCAGGCGATGTCTTTTATAGCCCTGAACAATTACCTGAATGACGGCGCTATAAGGAGAAGGTTTCACGCGGATCCGATAGCCAAGAACGCGGAAGAGCTTTTGAAGGCAGAAGACTTTTTTGGACCGGAAACACCGGAGAGCCTCGAGAAATGAGATTGAAAGGTTCGGAAAAAGAAGCGATCGCGGGGTATCTTTTTATATTGCCGAATTTCCTGGGGTTTATCGTATTCACCCTTGTGCCCGTAGCGATGTCCCTTATCCTGAGCTTTGTAAGCTGGGATATGCTGTCGAACCCTAAATTCGTGGGACTTGTCAACTTTACCAGCCTCCTTGGTTTTCACAGGGAGGGCGCAGCTCTGGCGGCGAACGACCCGCTTTTCTGGAAATGCCTGGGCAACACAATATTCCTGATGATAATCATCCCTATCGAAATAATGGCTTCCCTGGCGCTGGCGCTGGTGATGAACAAAAAAATAAGAGGCATAAACGTATTTAAAACGATCTATTTTCTGCCGACCATAACGAACGGCGTCGCCATTTGCCTTCTGTGGGCGTGGATATATAATTATGACTTTGGCCTGTTGAACAGTATGCTGGTGAAGATCTCGAACCTGGTCCAGATACCTTTCAAGGGGGTGCCGTGGCTTACCTCCGAGGCATGGTCGAAACCGTCGCTCATGTTCATGGGGTTGTGGGTGATGATGGGCGGGTATAATATGATACTTTTTCTCGCGGCGCTGAAGGGCGTGCCGAAGGAGCTTTATGAGGCCGCGGAGATAGACGGAGCCGGCAGTTGGGCCAAATTCTGGCGGATAACGTGGCCGATGATAAGTCCGACGACGTTCTTCATAGCGGTAATGGCGGTCATCGGAGGGTTCCAGGGCGGTTTTATGCAGGCCTATATAATGACGGGCGGCGGCCCGAACCGTTCGACGACCACATTGGAGTACCTTATATATAACCACCTTTACAGCTGGCAGCATGTCGGATATGCCGCGAGTATCGCGTGGTTCGTATTCATAGTAGTATTTATCATCACGGTCCTGAACTGGAGATTCGGCGGGAAGCTGGTCCAGTATTCTAATTATTGATACATAAGGGCATATTCATGAACGATGAAGCGTTGCTGGGTAAGATAGCCAGGGCCAGGCGTCGGGAGAGGACGCTGGGAAAGGCTGTCTGCTACATAGTCCTGGCGGCGGGCGGCGTCACGATGATACTGCCGTTCCTGTGGATGCTTTCAACATCGCTGAAATCGTACAACTCTGTCTTCATATTCAACCTCACCGAGATACAATGGATACCGGATCCGCTGTATCTGAAAAATTATATCGACGTATGGAAAGTGGTGCCGTTCGCGAAGTTCTATCTCAACAGCATCTTTGTGAGCTGCGCGGTGACCTTCGGGCAGGTCGCGACTTCAAGTCTCGCGGCGTACGCGTTCGCCCGGCTGCAGTTTCCCGGGCGGGACAAGATATTCTTCGCGTACCTGGCGACGATGATGATACCGGGTTCAGTCACTATGATACCCGTCTTTGCCCTTATGAGGACGTTCGGGTGGATCGATACTTACAAGGCCCTTATAATACCGGCGATATTTACTGCCTACGGGACTTTTCTATTGAGGCAGTTTTTCATGACGCTGCCCCGCGATCTCGAGGACGCCGCGAAGATAGACGGCTGCAGCCTTTGGGGGATATTCTGGAACGTTACGCTTCCTCTTTCCAAGACGGCAATAGCGACGTTGACGATATTCGTCTCTCTGGGTAATTGGGTAAGTTTCATGTGGCCTCTCCTGGTGACAAATTCCGTGGATAAACGCACTCTCCCGGTAGGGCTCGCGTATTTCCAGGAATTGTATCAGTATGCGCAGCCCGACTGGGGGCTTCTTATGGCAGGGTCGCTCGTTACGATGGTGCCTGTTATAATAGTCTTCCTGTTCAACCAGAGATTTTTCATAGAAGGAATAAAACTTACCGGTATGAAAGGTTAGGCCCGGGTTCAATTTTGAGCAGTAATTAACCTGATTTATAACACTTAATAAAAATTATACATTATGGTAAAAACGGCGGGAGTGATGAATAAAAATACGAAGCGCGACGAGATGAGAGTGACTGTCCATGATGAGATCGCGAGGACATATTTCAAATTATCGGAAAAAGAGAGCGGCAAAAAACGGCCGCCGTCCCGCGCTCCATGGATCGTGGCCGCGGCGGCTATCATACTGGCCGCTGTAGTCCTTGTCTCCAAGAGCAGGATAGACGTTAAGATCAGGATAGTGGGCGAGGTCCCGTCGGTAAGGTCGGCCGTCGGCGACGGCGGCGAAGACGTAGGCATGCTTCTCGCGAAAGGCGCTGAGGCGAACGGTAACTTAGTGAAGAACATATCTTTTATGGGCGACGCGAAGCATTTCAGCCGCGTTACAAAAGAACAGATAGTCCTCTGCAATACCAGGGGCCATGGCTGGGCAGGCTATGCGATAGAGCTGAAAGAACCGATAGACCTCGGCAGCTTCGACCTGACGTTCACCGCCCGGGGCGACAAAGGCGGGGAGTACTTAAGCGTATCGATCGTCGACTCCGAGAACAGGTCATACATGATAGAGAAGGAGTCCCTGGCGAGGCTCACAAAAGACTGGAAACGCTATAAGATCGAATTTGCGGCTGTTAAGAACGCGATAGATCTA
It encodes the following:
- a CDS encoding sugar ABC transporter permease, coding for MRLKGSEKEAIAGYLFILPNFLGFIVFTLVPVAMSLILSFVSWDMLSNPKFVGLVNFTSLLGFHREGAALAANDPLFWKCLGNTIFLMIIIPIEIMASLALALVMNKKIRGINVFKTIYFLPTITNGVAICLLWAWIYNYDFGLLNSMLVKISNLVQIPFKGVPWLTSEAWSKPSLMFMGLWVMMGGYNMILFLAALKGVPKELYEAAEIDGAGSWAKFWRITWPMISPTTFFIAVMAVIGGFQGGFMQAYIMTGGGPNRSTTTLEYLIYNHLYSWQHVGYAASIAWFVFIVVFIITVLNWRFGGKLVQYSNY
- a CDS encoding glucoamylase family protein — its product is MRRLPLALSMAVVTACFIAQSSWSAGNRDAAPPPSRVVIADFNRDNLQNNLNGESGTWVMDTEDKNQWVRASLDGIVRTGDRGSSLKLEYSVNSPNGATDGFWTKLGSFDASSFDHLEFWVKGDAKKGFTGTFKVEFKKYEKKPGDEYEETLEASYIVKGVTGEWQKFSVPLNVMNGILDWRDIKEFVITFEKRRVDKPEGTLYFDDIALVKTGNPGPKITDIVRHKKQKSDRPLSPEEFAKLLISRLGGFPKDVYVKKEFPKDDRALLIEVARDTWKYFDNIVDKEYGLPIDNIGFTGDAAVSKYTRIGDYTNITNIGMYLMCVVSGYDLGFISKEEAVKRLSLALDSVDRMEKYKGFPYNYYDITIFQRTSNFISFVDSGWLAAGIIVAKNAFPAELSKKCRKLLDAMDFSFFYDPVSGYMYHGYYTNIEYYSEYHYGAFYTEPRAISYLAIGKGDVPKEHWFMLSRTFPESWSWQTQEPKERKKKTYLGYNTIGGYYVHDGLKYVPSWGGSMFEALMPPLILNEKELAPKGLGMNDAVHAKIQVKYALEELGYPVFGMSPSCIPEGGYAEYGARPLGIKGYKQGVAAPHATFLALEFEPVECVKNIRYMLAKYNAYGEYGFYDAINVNTGKVAVKYLCLDQAMSFIALNNYLNDGAIRRRFHADPIAKNAEELLKAEDFFGPETPESLEK
- a CDS encoding carbohydrate ABC transporter permease; this translates as MNDEALLGKIARARRRERTLGKAVCYIVLAAGGVTMILPFLWMLSTSLKSYNSVFIFNLTEIQWIPDPLYLKNYIDVWKVVPFAKFYLNSIFVSCAVTFGQVATSSLAAYAFARLQFPGRDKIFFAYLATMMIPGSVTMIPVFALMRTFGWIDTYKALIIPAIFTAYGTFLLRQFFMTLPRDLEDAAKIDGCSLWGIFWNVTLPLSKTAIATLTIFVSLGNWVSFMWPLLVTNSVDKRTLPVGLAYFQELYQYAQPDWGLLMAGSLVTMVPVIIVFLFNQRFFIEGIKLTGMKG
- a CDS encoding tetratricopeptide repeat protein, with amino-acid sequence MKNILLRVAVTALFLTIGAGSGFSQEAPAAGAAPERKLNPTADFDGDIARMLRTDDEGQAMAAFEGALSKCKTYDDYEKFALDMKKAVADKPDLKRADIFYYAIARIRIDQLSFLSKQNDIESGRLYMNVNEAYRSEAIDYLGKATAGTKSKDLLLDINFLKFLILKETFQHQKIDAFLDEVAKEITSYSSDASKNKDVLARMEQKFKNKGLSDYAMKLKLIYVAKVSPEAAEEIFEDMKNGADRAFSQGNTKEAAMLYDQYMKSGRQYFKKEKWAGGVMEIAEKYFSATRYRDARGYYEFYRDNYPDSRVIDYCDYKIGLCYYNEKNFPQAISAFESFINRYKGGVWFDRAFEALCRLYFMSYTKESAITSLQRLIDNYYRKNIGDYARLLIAILHYNDHEYDIAIPILKKIPQDCVYFNDADTLLTDINDIKKEKKQPSYSYGTKDTYKVWEQYMPTSSELAPYEANGPAELLKIFKKDQDVKIIPDGVNESGIPEYKLKGGTKIKLVLDPLADLDRYMNYQQDQEDISRLPKKLDEAVEKDLISISWSCEGGKFSDENETKIKIWEAPSAPGSYKISAIVDDLGLVRKPDRGLRKDAAKELVVIVIVG